The window CCAGGTCGAGACGGTCCTGCTTGGCGCGGACGATGCCCTCCAGGACCGGGTCGACGGCCTCCAGGTGGGACGGGTTGGCCACCACGCTGACGGTCGTCGAGAACTGGCCGTCCGGCGTCGTGTACTTCCCGGTCTGGCCCAGGTGGTACTTGACGTCACCGGAGCCGTGCGCGGTCTTCGGGTCCATCTGACCCTCGAACTCGTTGAAGATCTTCTCGTACGGCTTGCCGACGATGTTGGTGAGCACGTTCAGCCGGCCACGGTGGGCCATGCCGATCACCATCTCGTCCAGCCCCGCCTCGGCCGAGGACTGGAGCACCGCGTCGAGCAGCGGGATCAGCGACTCGCCACCCTCCAGCGAGAACCGCTTCTGACCGACGAACTTGGTCTGCAGGAACGTCTCGAACGCCTCACCCGCGTTCAGCCGGTGCAGGATGTGCTTCTGCTCGTCGGCGTCCGGCTTGGTGTACTTGACCTCGATGCGCTCCTGGACCCAGCGGCGCTCCTCTGGGTCCTGGATGTGCATGTACTCGATGCCGATCCGGCGGCAGTAGCTGTCGCGCAGGACGCCCAACACGTCGCGCAGCCGCATCTTCTCCTTGCCGGCGAAACCGCCGACCGGGAAGCTGCGGTCCAGGTCCCACAGGGTCAGCCCGTGCTGCAGCACGTCCAGGTCGGGGTGCTTGCGGATGGTGAACTCGAGCGGGTCGGTGTCGGCCATCAGGTGACCGCGGACCCGGTACGCGTGGATCAGCTCGACGACGCGGGCCGCCTTGCTGATCTGCCCCTCGGAGGTCCGGGCCACGTCGCGCACCCAGCGGACCGGCTCGTACGGAATCCGCAGCGAGGTGAAGATCTCGTCGTAGAAGCCGTGGTTGCCGAGCAGCAGCTCCTGCATCACCTTGAGGAACTCGCCGGACTGCGCGCCCTGGATGACCCGGTGGTCGTAGGTGCTCGTCAGCGTCGTGACCTTGCTCACGCCGTGCTCGGTGAGGGTCTCGTCGCTCATCCCGGCGTAGGGCGCCGGGTACTCCATGGCGCCGACACCGATGATCGCGCTCTGCCCGTTCATCAACCGCGGGATGGAGTGGACGGTGCCGATGCCGCCGGGGTTGGTCAGAGAGATCGTCGTCCCGGCGTAGTCCTCCATGGTGAGCTCGTTGCGCCGAGCCCGCCGGACGATGTCCTCGTAGGCCTGCCAGAACCCGCGGAAGTCGAGCGTCTCGCAGTTTTTCACCGAGGGCACCACCAGGGTGCGCGAGCCGTCCTTCTTGACCAGGTCGATCGCGATGCCGAGGTTGATGTGCTCCGGCTGCACCAGGGTGGGCTTGCCGTCGATCTCGGCGTAGGTGTTGTTCATCTCCGGGTGGGCGACGACCGCGCGGACCAGCGCCCAGCCGATCAGGTGGGTGAAGCTGACCTTGCCGCCCCGGCCCCGGGAGAGGTGGTTGTTGATGACGATGCGGTTGTCGACCATCAGCTTGGCCGGGACCGCGCGCACCGACGTGGCGGTGGGAACCTGGAGGGAGGCCTCCATGTTCTGCACGATCTTGCCGGCCACGCCGCGCAGGGTGACGGTCTTGGCGCCGGTCGGAGCCTCGGCGGCGGCGGTCGGCTTGGCCGCGGGCTTGGCGGCCGGAGCGGCCGGTTTCGCGGCGGGCGGGGTCACCGATTTGGCCGGGGCGACCGTGGCGGCGGCCGGGGCGTCGGTGCCGGCCTTGGCCGCCGTCGCGGTCGCGTTGGCCGCGGTGGCCTCGTCCGGGGTCGCGATCGAGCCCTGGGACGTCGCCGGCTTGTAGTCGGCGAAGAAATCGTGCCAGGCAGGGTCGACACTGGTCGGATCGGCCAGGTATCGCTGGTACATCTCATCGACGATCCACTCGTTGGGACCGAAGTCCGCGAGTGGATTGTCCTGCGAAGTCTGCTGCGTCGACACTGCCGCGTTCGCCTCTTTCACCGTTTTTGTCATCACGTGACTGCTCCGTCACGCGGGACGGGTAGGATTCGGTGTCCAGGCTACGCCGTGCGCAGGCGCTGTCGGTGCGGACGTCCGCTCTGTGGCCAATCAGGCCCGGAGCCTGCCCATACTCTGAGCCTCAGGCGATGTCCCGCCGCCTGGTGATGAGCGTGCCCAGCACCCCGGCCACCGCGGCATAGGTCAGCAGCACCACGGCACCCACCCAGCGGGGCAGGTCGTCCGGACCCTGCGGGCCGGAGACCAGCAGGTCCGAGGCGAGCGTCGGGACCAGCACCCGCAGCTTCGAGAAGACCTCGTCGACCTGCGAGGCCAGCACGGCGAAGACCGCGGTGAAGATCTGGGTGCCGACCACGTAGAGCACGGCCAGCGTGATGGTCGTGCCGATCTGGCTGCGGATCAGCACACCACAGCCGATGCCGACCAGCGCCCAGAGCACGTGGACCAGCAGGTTCAGCGAGATCGCCTGCCAGACGAACGTCTCACCGAGATACGTCTCCTTACCCATCGAGCTGAGTGCCAGGGGCGCGAGGACCAGGCTGAGCACGGTGGTGAACAGCCAGACGGTCACCGCGATCAGCACCGAGACCGCCATCTTGGCCAGGATCACCAGCTCCCGGCGCGGGGTGGTGAGGAAGGTGGCGGTGGCGGTGAGGTGGAAGAACTCGTTGGTCACCAGGATCGCGCTGAGCAGCAGCACCAGCAGCACCCCGGCGAACTGCCCGCTGGTGTAGAGGTTGCTGACGATCGACTGCAGGCTGACGAACCCGAACGGGCCCTCGTCCGGCACGTCCATCTCGAGGAACACATTGGCGGTGAGCCAGTTGTAGCCGATCGCCAGCCCGTACAACGGCACCAGCGTGATCGCGAAGATCCACCACAGCGAGGTGGTACGGAGTTTCAGCAGCTCGGCACTGATCAGGTTCATCGTGCCCCGCCTTTCCAGCAGTCAGGTCGAGGAAGGCCCGTTCCAGGTCGGCGCTCTCCCCGGTCAGCTCGTGCAGCTCGATCCCGGCGGTGAAGGCGAGGTGCCCGACCCGGGCCGCGTCCGCGCCGGAGACCTGGAGCAGGCCGTCCGCCGACACCACCACCTCCAGCCGCTCGTCGCGCAGGGTGGCGGCGAACTGCTCCGCCTGCGGCGTGCGGACCCGCACCCGGGCCGTCCCGGCGGTCGCGCCGAGCACCTCGGCGACCGGGCCCTGCCGGATCAGCCGGCCGGCCGCGATGATCACCACGTCATCGGCGAGCTGCTGCATCTCGCCCAGCAGATGACTGGAGACGAGCACCGTGCGGCCCTCGGCGGCGAGCGCCTTGAGCAGGTCACGCATCCACCGGATGCCCTCCGGGTCGAGACCGTTGGTGGGCTCGTCCAGGATCAGCACCCGCGGGTCGCCGAGCATCGCCGCGGCGATCCCGAGCCGCTGCTTCATGCCGAGCGAGTAGCCCTTGAACTTGCGGGTCCCGACGGTGTGCAGGCCGACCATCGCGAGCACCTCGTCGGCGCGCTGATCGGGCAGCCCGGCCGCACGGCAGATGATCCGCAGGTGGTTGCGGGCGCTGCGGCCGCGGTGTGCGCTGGACGCCTCCAGGACCGCGCCGACCTGCCGGATCGGGTCGGGCATGTCCACATACCGCACCCCACCGATGGTGGCGGTGCCCGAGGTGGGCGTCACCAGGCCCAGGATCATCCGCAGCGCGGTGGTCTTGCCCGCTCCGTTCGGGCCCAGGAATCCCGTGACCCGGCCGCCGTGCACCGTGAAGGAGAGATCGTCGACCGCCCGCACCGTGGTGTAGTGCTTGGTGAGGCGGTCGACGCTGATCTCCGCGTAGCTGGGCCGGCTCATCGTCACGGCTCCCTCCCCCGTCCGCTCGAAACGATCAACTTACTGGACGAGCGAGAGCCAGGTGGCCCGAGCCTGTGCCAGGTGACGGCCGTCCGGCCCGTACACCGAGGAGTCCACGACGGCCTTGCGCCCGCTCATTCCGGACAGCGCGCCGACCACCACGCACTCGTCGCCCGGGGCGGGCAGCGCGGCGACCGTCGCGGTGATCCGGCCGAGCACGAAGGGACGGCCGGACGAGCCGATCGCGGTCCAGCCGCCGGGGCAGTCCAGCGCCGCCCACAGGGTCTCCGCCGCCACGTCGTCCGGCACGGTCCACGGCGCCGCGGTCCGGTCGCCGGGCAGCGGGCCGGGGAAGATCCGCAGACCGTCGCCGGGCGCGCGGTCCGGGCCGCAGACGAAGCAGCCGGGGAACGGGTGGGTGACGAAGCCGGGATAGCCCTTCGACGCGGCGGCCGCCTCGGCGAGCGGGACCGGCGGCACCGGCACGCCCGTGTCCGCGGCCTCGGTCACCTCGGCGACCAGGGTGTCACCGGCCCGGACCGAGCCGTTCACCAGCTCCAGCCCGGTGTCGAGCGGAGGTGGCACCCGGAGGGTCACCTGAACCGGCGGCCCGCCGATCCGGGCACCCGACGCGGCGGCGAAGACACCCGAGCACCAGCCCCCGTTTCCGGAGCCGGGCGGGCCGTTGAAGCGAGCGGGGATGAGCATTGCCCGACCTTCGCACACGTCGTTCATCAACCGGTCACACATCGCCACCTACAGCGACACGCCATCGGCAGACATCAGCCTTACACAGATCACATGGCAGTTCTCATGACGGCCGCCGCACCCACCGGGACCAGCGGCTACACGCTCCTCCTCGCCGACGAACCCGGTCTGGTCGAGGCCGCGCAGCGCCTGCGCCACGACGTCTTCGCCGGGGAGCTCGGAGCCCGGCTCACCTCCACCGCCGAAGGTATCGACGCGGACGAGTTCGACGCCTACTGCGACCACCTGATCGTGCGCGACGACGCGACCGGCGAGGTGGTCGGCACCTACCGGATGCTGCCGCCGCGCGCGGCGGAACTGGCCGGCCGCCGCTACGCGGACTCCGAGTTCGACCTGAGCGCGCTGCGCCCGCTGCGCGATCACCTGGTCGAGATCGGCCGCTCCTGCGTGCACCCGGACCATCGGTCCGGCGCGGTGGTCAACCTGATGTGGGCCGGCATCGCCCGTTACCTGCACCTCAACAACCTGCGCTGGCTCGGCGGCTGCGCCTCGGTGCCGCTCGGCGACGGTGGCCGGCTGGCCGCCGGTGTCCGGGCCCGGGTCAACGCCAAGCATCTCTCCCCGCCCGCGCTGCGGGTCCGGCCGCGCAACCCGTGGACGCCGCCGGAGGGCGTCGAGGCCGACCCCAAGGCGCTCCCGCCCGCGCTGCTCCGCGGCTACCTGCGGCTCGGCAGTTGGGTGTGCGGCGAGCCGGCCTACGACGCGGACTTCGGGTGCGCCGACTTCTACGTGCTCTTCTCGATGGACCGGCTGGACCCTCGGTACCGCCGGCACTTCCTCGGCGCGTCCCGATGACCGCGTCCGTCCCGACCGCCGGCACCCTGTGGCAGCCCGCCTCGGGGTGCGGTGACCGCTGCCGTGACGAGGCCACCGGCCGACGGGGCCCGGTGGGCGTCGTGGTGCGGGTGGTGGCGCTCGCCGCCGTACTCCTCGGTGGTGTCCTGGTGGTGATGGTGAGCAGCGCCGCGCTGCGGACGCTGTCCCGGGGGATCCTCGCGGTCCTCGGAGTTCGTCTGGTCTGGCGCGGCGCCGAGCCGCGCCCGGGCAGCCTGCTCGTCGCCAATCACGTCTCCTGGCTGGACGTGGTCGCGCTGACCGCGGTCCGGCCGATGCGGATGGTGGCCAAACACGACGTCCAGGCCTGGCCGGCGATCGGCGGCACCGCGGAGCGGGCCGGCACGATCTTCATCGACCGCACGCGGCCGAGGGCGCTGCCGCAGACGGTGGCCGAGGTGGCCGGCGCGCTGCGCGCCGGGCGTTCGGTCGTCGTCTTTCCGGAGGGTACGACGTACTGCGGCACCGAGAGCGGGCGTTTCCGGTCGGCCCTCTTCCAGGCGGCGATCGACGCCGGTGCCCCGGTGGTGCCGATCTCGGTCGGCTACGACTCGACCGAGGCGGCGTTCGTCGGCGAGGACACGCTCGGTGAGTCGATTCTGCGGATCGCCCGGACCCGGGGCCTCACGGTGACCCTGGCGGCGGCCCCGGCGTTGCGGCCGGACCCGGGCGCGGACCGGCGGGCGCTGGCCCGGGCGGCTCAGTCCAGCCTGGCCGGGAGGGGCTATCACCTGGCGGCCTGACCATGCCGGGATGTCTCACAGAAAATTTTCAGCGAGTGTGCAGGCAAGGCGCAGCGGGCCGGAGAAGAATGGCGCCATGGCCACCCAGACCCAGCCCAAGCAGAGCGAAGCGAAGCTGCTCGTCGTCGAAGACGATGCGAACATTCTCGAGCTCCTCTCCGCAAGCCTGCGTTTCGCCGGGTTCGAGGTGACCACCGCGATGAGCGGCAGCGCGGCCGTCAGCGCCGCTCGCAATTCCACCCCTGACCTGGTCGTTCTCGACGTCATGCTGCCCGACCTGGACGGCTTCGAGGTGATCCGGTTGATGCGGGAGGGCGGGCAGCGCACGCCGGTGGTCTTCCTCACCGCCCGCGACGGCACCGACGACAAGATCCGCGGCCTGACCCTGGGTGGCGACGACTACGTGACCAAACCGTTCAGCCTGGAGGAGCTCACCGCCCGGATCCGGGCGGTGCTGCGCCGGACCAACGCCGGTGACGAGCAGCCCTCCCGGCTGGTCTTCGCCGACCTGGAGCTGGACGAGGAGACCCACGAGGTCTACCGGGCGGGCTCCCGCGTGCAGCTCTCGCCGACCGAGTTCAAGCTGCTGCGTTACCTGATGCTCAACGCCAACCGGGTGCTCTCCAAGGCGCAGATCCTGGACCACGTGTGGAAGTACGACTTCCGCGGTGACGACAACATCGTCGAGTCCTACATCTCGTATCTTCGCCGCAAGGTCGACAACGTGCAGCCGCGGCTGATCCACACTCTGCGTGGCGTGGGCTACGTGCTCCGCAAGCCAGCCGTCTAGGCCCGGCGGTGACACTGACCGAGCGGGTCCGCGAGCGGATGCCGCGCAATGCGGGGCTGCGCCGGATCTCGCTGCAGACCAAGCTGGTCGCGTCCGTCCTGGTGCTGGTGTTCGCCGCCCTGACGCTGATCAGCGCGGCCAGTACGTATTTCCTGAGCCAGTACATGGTCGCCCGGGTCGACACCCAGCTCTGGGACATGGCCCGGAACGCCGAGGCCAATCTGGACAAGATCCATTACGACTACGTCTTCACGCCGGCCGACTACTTCGTCGCGTTCACCGCGGTCGAGGGCGGCGGGTTCGCGTTCCCGGCCGCCAGTCTGTCCAAGGACGACCTTCCGGATCTGATCAAGGGCGCCAGCGAGGTCTCCAAGAAGGAGCGGACGGCGTACACCGCGCCCAGCCGGAACAACAAGTACATGTGGCGGATGCTGGTGTTCCGCCTGCCCGACGACACCGTCATGCACGTCGGTCAGCGGCTGAAGGGCGTCGACGACGTGATCGCCCGGCTCGTCCTGGTGGACGTGCTGGTCGGGGTCGGTGTCCTGATCACCCTGGCCACGGTCGGTGCCGCGCTGGTCCGGCAGAGCCTGATCCCGCTGCGCCAGGTGGAGCGGACGGCGGCGGCCATCGCGGCCGGTGACCTGACCCGGCGGGTGCCCGACCCGGAGGAGTCCGGCGGCCATCCGACCACCGAGTTGGGCCGGCTCTCCGAGGCGCTGAACGCGATGCTCGCCCAGATCGAGGCCGCCTTCCAGGCCCGGGCCGACTCCGAGCAGGCGGCCCGGTTCGCGGCCGACGCGGCGCAGCAGTCCGAGGCGCGGGCGCTGGCCTCCGAGTCGCGGGCACTCCAGTCCGAGGGGAAGATGCGGCAGTTCGTCGCGGACGCCTCGCATGAGCTGCGTACCCCACTCACCACCATCCGCGGTTTCGCCGAGTTGTACCGGCAGGGCGCGGTCTCCGACCCGGAGCAGGTGGCCTCGCTGGTGCGACGGATCGAGGACGAGGCGGCCCGGATGGGGCTGCTCGTCGAGGATCTGCTGCTGCTGGCCCGCCTCGACCGGGAACGTCCGCTCACCCTGGCTCCGGTGGAGCTGCCGGTACTCGCGATGGACGCGGTGGAGGCGGCCCAGGCCACCGCCCCGGACCGGACGATCGAGCTGGAGGTCCGCGACTCCGCGGAGCGCCTGGTGGCGTACGGGGACGATGCCCGCCTGCGTCAGGTGATCGGCAACCTGATGACGAACGCCCTGGTGCACACCCCGCCGGACGCGTCGGTGACCCTGCGGCTGTACGCCGGTGAGGGTGACGTCGGGGTGGTCGAGGTGTCGGACAGCGGCCCCGGCCTGAGCGAAGCGCAGACCCAGCGGGTCTTCGAGCGGTTCTACCGGGCGGACGAGGCGCGGACCCGGAACACCGAGCGGGAGGCCACCGGTACCGGTCTGGGGTTGGCGATCGTGGCGGCCATCGTGCGGGCGCACGAAGGTTCCGTCCAGGTGATCTCCGAGGCGGGCCAGGGCGCGACATTCCGCGTCTCTTTGCCCACCATAAATCCGGATAAAGGGTTCACAGAAAACGTCCAGGAGTAACACAGTTCGGTACGAGTCCGACGGGGCAGAGTTAGTCGCATGAACGAGAACGAGACCAACCCGCGGCCCGCGGACGCCGCCGCTGACAACACCAGCGCGGAGCGGGTGGAGTCTGAGCAGCCGACGCTTGCGCAGCCGCCGGTTGCCCCGCAGTCGGGTGCTCCCCAGTCCGCGGCACCCACTCAGCAGACCCCCTGGGCGCAGCAGTCGCCCTGGCAGCAGCCGTCGGCCGGCCACCCGGTGTCGGCCCAGCCCGCTGCCGCCCATCCGGTGTCCGGCCAGCCGGTGACGGCCCAGCCCGCCAGCGGTGTCCCCTACAGCCACCCGCATTACGCGTACCAGGCCCCGCAGGCCGGCTACGGGCAGCAGGCCACCGGGGAGTACCCGGACTACTCGCAGCAGCAGGCGGCGTACCAGGCCTGGCACGCGGCCGCCGCGGCGCAGGCGGCCGGCGGCGGCAACGTCCCGCCCGGCTGGACCCCGGTCCCCGGCGCCGGCGGCTCCGGGCGTCCCCCCGGCCGCGGGCGGAAGGTCTTCCTGGCCGGCGCCGCGGCCCTGCTCATCGCGCTCGTCTCGGGCGGGATCGGCGCCGCCACCGCGGTGGCCATGGACTCCGACAACCCCACCGCGGCCGTGCAGACCGGCAACTCCTCGGTCACCCGGGTCGTGGACCGTTCGTCGCTGGCCCAGATCGCGGCCGCCGTGCAGGACAACGTCGTGTCGATCACCACCGGCTCGGGCGAGGGCTCCGGCGTGGTACTGACCACCGACGGCTACATCGTCACCAACAACCACGTCGTCTCGACCGCGCAGGGTTCGACCGTCACGGTGATCTTCGCCGATGGCACCAAGACATCGGCCACCATCGTCGGCACGGATGAGCGCACCGACCTCGCCGTGATCAAGGCGGAGAACGTGTCCGGCCTCAAGGCCGCCACCTTCGGAGACAGCTCCAAGATCGAGGTCGGCGACACCGTGCTCGCCCTCGGCAGCCCGCTCGGCCTGGAGGGCTCGGTCACCGCCGGCATCATCAGTGCCAAGGACCGCAGCATCCAGTCGTCCAGCGAGCAGGAGCAGCAGCAGACCCCCTGGGGCAGTGGCCAGCAGCAGCAGTCCGCGCCGACCACGATGACCGGCCTGCTGCAGACCGACGCCCCGATCAACCCGGGCAACTCGGGTGGCGCCCTGGTCAACACCAACGGCGAGGTGATCGGCATCAACTCGGCGATCGCCACCTCCGGCTCCAACACCGGCAACATCGGCCTGGGCTTCGCCATCCCGAGTAACAAGGCCAAGCAGGTCGCCGACGCCCTGATGCAGGGCAAGAAGGTCAGCCACCCGGCCCTCGGCGTCAGCGTCACCAACGCGGAGAACGGTGGGGCCGCGGTCAGTGCGGTGGTCGAGGACAGCGCCGCCGCCAAGGCCAAGCTTCAGCGGGGCGACGTCGTCACCAAGGTCGACGGTAAGGCGATCGGCGACTCGGACGACCTGGTGGCAGCCGTTCAGGCGGGCGCCGTCGGCCAGCAGATGACCCTCACCTTCACCCGTAACGGCGCGGAGCAGACGGTCACCGTCACGCTCCAGGAGTCCGAGTAGACATTCCCCTTCCGCTACGGCGGGTGACGTGCCCGGGGGTGGGCGCGTCACCCGCCGTGATCATGTGTGCCTGGGATTCCGGACCTTTCGGGGGAAGGGGACGGATTTAGCGCGCAGGACTCGCGTTCACGCAGGCAAGCGCCTAATCTCCATTCGCCATCGGCGAAGCCATCGTCCGTCGGTGCGGTCGCGCGGTGTTCGCCACGGCGGAGTGAAAGGCCCCCTCAGTTGACCTACGTCGAGACCCGGACGAACGTCTGGGAAGCCCTGGCCGGACGGGCTCCGGGAGTCCCGTCGGGCCCGGCTGACACCGGGCTCTGGCACACCGTCGCCGACCGGCTGAACCCGGCCAGCGCCCGCCCGGTCCTGCGCTCGGGCATCGAGGTCCGGCACCGGACCGCGGTCCGAGGCGGCCGCTATGTGATGCTCCGCTCACCCGAGGACGGCGGTCGCAGCTCGTACCTGCGGCTCACCCCCGAGGAGTACCAGCTCGCCCTGATGATGGACGGCGACAGCACGGTGGCCCGGTTGGTCGCCGAGTTCGCCCGGATCGCCGGCCGCCTCGCTCCCGACCAGGTCCGCCGGGTCGTCGCCGACCTGGCCGCCAACCGGATGCTCGAAGAGCTCCCGATGGACGCCTTCCGCCCGCTGCGTGAGCTGCGCAACGAGCCCCTGGCCACGGCCGGCAGTGGCCGCGTGGTGCTCTCCGTGCCGGTCGACGGGCTGGTCGCCACGCTCTACCGGACCGTGGGGCGATTCCTCTTCACCCGGGTCGCGGTCTGGATCGGCGCACTGCTGTCGGCGGCCGGCCTGCTCCTGTTCGCGGGCGCCTGGCAGCAGGGCGGCGAGTCGCTCTTCCTGGTCGGCGACTCCTACCTGCTCGGCGCCGTCTCGCTCGTACTGCTGAACATGCTGGTGCTCGGAGTGCACGAGTTCGGCCACGCGCTCGCGGCGAAACGGGTCGGGCGCGAGGTCCCGGCCGCCGGGCTGATGCTGCGCTTCGGCGTCCCCTCGGTCTTCGTCGACACCAGCGACGTCTGGATGGCCGGTCGACGCGCCCGGATCGCGGTCACCGCGGCCGGGCCGGCCACCGCCCTCGGCCTCGCCGGTCTGGTCCAGGTCACCGGCTTCCTGGTGCCGACCTTCGCCGGGCTCGCCTTCAAGCTGGCCTTCCTCTTCTACCTGCACACCTTCTTCAACCTGAGCCCGTTGCTGCCGCTGGACGGCAAGTACCTGCTGATGGACTGGCTGGAGATCCCGGACGTCCGGGCCCGTGGCCTGTCCTGGCTGTCCGGCCGCCTGCGCCGCCGTGGCCCCCGCTGGCGGCGGCTGGACCGGGAGGGCCGCCTGGTCGCCCTCTACGGTGTGCTGGGCCTGCTCTGGCTGGTCAGCGCGGCCGGCCTGGGCTACCGCCTGTGGACCGACCGGATCCACGGTCTGGCCGTCGGTCTCTGGTACGAGGGGCTCGGGTCCCGCCTACTGCTGATCGTGATCGTCCTCGGGGTGGTCGCCCCGCCGATGTGGTTCCTGCTCGGCCGGCTGGCCCGGGCGTTCCGCCGGATGCGGCAGCGGGCCGCCGAACGCGACCGGGAGGCCGACCTACCCCGCCGGGTGGCCGCCCTGCGCGCCTCCGAGCTGGGCGGCCTGCCCGAGCCGTCACTGCAGGCCCTGGCCGCTCGCGCCCGCTGGATGCGTCCGCCGACCGGTCGCCAGTTGGTACTCGCCGGTGAGACGCACAGCGCGGTGCACGTGGTGGTCGAGGGCGCGCTGCACGGCCGTCGCCCGGGCGACCCGGGCGGCACCATCCGGCACCACGTCGGCCCGGGTGGGGTCGTCGGTCTGGCCACCGCGCTCACCGGGCGCAGCGCCCAGCTCGACTGGCACACCGCCGGTGTCACCCTGCTCGCCATTCCCACCTCGACGGTGACGACCGTGGTCGGGCCGATGCCCGGGCCGCCGCCGCAGGAACGGGCCGAGGGCGAGGCGCTGTTCGCCGACACCCCGGCGCTGGCCGCGCTGGAGGAGGACCAGCGGCTCGCGCTGATCGCCGCCGCGCACCCGGTCGATCTGGACCCGGGCGCGCCGGTGATCCTGCCCGGCCCGACGCACGCCGTGGTCGTCGAATCCGGTGTGATCGCCATGCCGGACGGCGTCGAGCTGCGCCGGGGCACCCTGGTCGGCCCGGTCGGTGACGGCAGCCCCGGCATGGTGGCGCAGGCGCGCACCCCGGTGCGGCTCTGGGTCATCCCGGACGCCTCCGACCTACCACCCCTGATCGGCTCGTACGGCCCCGGCGTCCCGATGCCGGCGCTGCGCCCGAGCACCCCGGCGGTGGCCCGCCCCGGATCCGCGCACCCACCGCTCGCGGTTCCCCCCGGCCCGCCGGACGCCGACGAGCAGTACGACGTGGACCGGCACTTCGAACGCCGGATGTGGGGCTTCGTCAGCATGCTGCTGGTGTTCGCGCTCGGCAGCCTGCTGATCAACGTGCGCAGTGGCCCGGCCTGGGCCGAGATGCCCGCCGAGCGGGTCCTGCTGAGCGTTCAGCGCGGCGCCGTCACGGCGGATGCGGACCGTACCGCGTTCTCGCTCCAGGTCGGTGAGCAGCGCTATCTGAAGTCCGGCTCGAAGATCGAGGTGCCGGGTAAGGGTGTGGCCCTGCTGACCTTCCCCGGCGGTGCCGCGGTCGTGCTGTGCGGCAACTCGCGGGTCGCGGTCAACGGTGTCGGGGTCGAGCACGGCCGTACGTCCACCCCGTCCGCGAATCTGGCCCTGGAGAACGGCCGGCTGCTGGCCGACACGAGCAGCCCGAGCGGGGCGTTCGCGCCGCTCGACCTGACCGTGCTGCGCGGGCAGGGCGACGTCGTCAGCAGCGGCCGGGCCTGGTATTCGGTCGACCCGGGCGCGGTCGCCGTCTCGTCCGGCGCGGTCACCGTCGGCGGGGCCGAGAGCCCGGCCGACGGCAAGGAGCTGAACTGCGGCGACGGCGTGACGGTCAAGCCGCCGACCGAGACCCAGCCGAGTGAGGAACCGACCGAGGAGTCGACCCCGATCGAGGAATCCAGCCTTCCGCCCTCTGTGGATCCGTCGGGGTCTCCGACTAACGTGGAATCGTCCTCCCCGGCCACCGAGACCTCGAGCGAGCCGGCCAACGGCACCTCGACCAGCACGACGCCGAGTATCCGTCCGAGCCGCAGCCGGACGCCGTCGCCGTCGGTGAGCACGAGTCCCTCGAAAGCGGCGTC of the Actinoplanes sichuanensis genome contains:
- a CDS encoding cyclic nucleotide-binding protein, yielding MTYVETRTNVWEALAGRAPGVPSGPADTGLWHTVADRLNPASARPVLRSGIEVRHRTAVRGGRYVMLRSPEDGGRSSYLRLTPEEYQLALMMDGDSTVARLVAEFARIAGRLAPDQVRRVVADLAANRMLEELPMDAFRPLRELRNEPLATAGSGRVVLSVPVDGLVATLYRTVGRFLFTRVAVWIGALLSAAGLLLFAGAWQQGGESLFLVGDSYLLGAVSLVLLNMLVLGVHEFGHALAAKRVGREVPAAGLMLRFGVPSVFVDTSDVWMAGRRARIAVTAAGPATALGLAGLVQVTGFLVPTFAGLAFKLAFLFYLHTFFNLSPLLPLDGKYLLMDWLEIPDVRARGLSWLSGRLRRRGPRWRRLDREGRLVALYGVLGLLWLVSAAGLGYRLWTDRIHGLAVGLWYEGLGSRLLLIVIVLGVVAPPMWFLLGRLARAFRRMRQRAAERDREADLPRRVAALRASELGGLPEPSLQALAARARWMRPPTGRQLVLAGETHSAVHVVVEGALHGRRPGDPGGTIRHHVGPGGVVGLATALTGRSAQLDWHTAGVTLLAIPTSTVTTVVGPMPGPPPQERAEGEALFADTPALAALEEDQRLALIAAAHPVDLDPGAPVILPGPTHAVVVESGVIAMPDGVELRRGTLVGPVGDGSPGMVAQARTPVRLWVIPDASDLPPLIGSYGPGVPMPALRPSTPAVARPGSAHPPLAVPPGPPDADEQYDVDRHFERRMWGFVSMLLVFALGSLLINVRSGPAWAEMPAERVLLSVQRGAVTADADRTAFSLQVGEQRYLKSGSKIEVPGKGVALLTFPGGAAVVLCGNSRVAVNGVGVEHGRTSTPSANLALENGRLLADTSSPSGAFAPLDLTVLRGQGDVVSSGRAWYSVDPGAVAVSSGAVTVGGAESPADGKELNCGDGVTVKPPTETQPSEEPTEESTPIEESSLPPSVDPSGSPTNVESSSPATETSSEPANGTSTSTTPSIRPSRSRTPSPSVSTSPSKAASPSANSPSASLSPSTDPPSPSPSIPEQSADPSTE
- a CDS encoding S1C family serine protease, whose amino-acid sequence is MNENETNPRPADAAADNTSAERVESEQPTLAQPPVAPQSGAPQSAAPTQQTPWAQQSPWQQPSAGHPVSAQPAAAHPVSGQPVTAQPASGVPYSHPHYAYQAPQAGYGQQATGEYPDYSQQQAAYQAWHAAAAAQAAGGGNVPPGWTPVPGAGGSGRPPGRGRKVFLAGAAALLIALVSGGIGAATAVAMDSDNPTAAVQTGNSSVTRVVDRSSLAQIAAAVQDNVVSITTGSGEGSGVVLTTDGYIVTNNHVVSTAQGSTVTVIFADGTKTSATIVGTDERTDLAVIKAENVSGLKAATFGDSSKIEVGDTVLALGSPLGLEGSVTAGIISAKDRSIQSSSEQEQQQTPWGSGQQQQSAPTTMTGLLQTDAPINPGNSGGALVNTNGEVIGINSAIATSGSNTGNIGLGFAIPSNKAKQVADALMQGKKVSHPALGVSVTNAENGGAAVSAVVEDSAAAKAKLQRGDVVTKVDGKAIGDSDDLVAAVQAGAVGQQMTLTFTRNGAEQTVTVTLQESE
- a CDS encoding sensor histidine kinase; this encodes MPRNAGLRRISLQTKLVASVLVLVFAALTLISAASTYFLSQYMVARVDTQLWDMARNAEANLDKIHYDYVFTPADYFVAFTAVEGGGFAFPAASLSKDDLPDLIKGASEVSKKERTAYTAPSRNNKYMWRMLVFRLPDDTVMHVGQRLKGVDDVIARLVLVDVLVGVGVLITLATVGAALVRQSLIPLRQVERTAAAIAAGDLTRRVPDPEESGGHPTTELGRLSEALNAMLAQIEAAFQARADSEQAARFAADAAQQSEARALASESRALQSEGKMRQFVADASHELRTPLTTIRGFAELYRQGAVSDPEQVASLVRRIEDEAARMGLLVEDLLLLARLDRERPLTLAPVELPVLAMDAVEAAQATAPDRTIELEVRDSAERLVAYGDDARLRQVIGNLMTNALVHTPPDASVTLRLYAGEGDVGVVEVSDSGPGLSEAQTQRVFERFYRADEARTRNTEREATGTGLGLAIVAAIVRAHEGSVQVISEAGQGATFRVSLPTINPDKGFTENVQE